AAAGATCCTTCCGCTCCTGCCGCTGCGGGACATCGTCGTCTTCCCGCACATGGTGGTCCCCCTCTTCGTCGGGCGGGACAAGTCCATCGCCGCGCTCGAGGCCGCGCTCTCCTTCGACCGGCTCATCTTCCTCTCCTCACAGATCGACCCGTCCACGAACGAGCCGGCCGAGGACGAGATCCACCGGATCGGGACGGTCAGCCACGTCATCCAGCGCCTGAGGCTCCCCGACGGCACCGTGAAGGTGCTGGTCGAGG
The nucleotide sequence above comes from Deltaproteobacteria bacterium. Encoded proteins:
- a CDS encoding LON peptidase substrate-binding domain-containing protein; this encodes MDDRKKILPLLPLRDIVVFPHMVVPLFVGRDKSIAALEAALSFDRLIFLSSQIDPSTNEPAEDEIHRIGTVSHVIQRLRLPDGTVKVLVEGRQRARILHYLPNDRYFQVSIEETVSAPFDGPGAEA